The Limanda limanda chromosome 13, fLimLim1.1, whole genome shotgun sequence genome has a window encoding:
- the exosc4 gene encoding exosome complex component RRP41 — MAGMELLSDQGYRLDGRKATELRKVQARMGVFAQADGSAYLEQGNTKALAVVYGPHEMRGSRSRALHDRAVINCQYSMATFSTAERKRRPHGDQKSTEMSLHLKQTFEAAVMTQLYPRSQIDIYVKILQSDGGNYSVCVNAATLAVIDAGIPMRDYVCACSVGFVDETPLADLCYAEESGGLSSLALALLPRSGQIALLQMDARLHQDHLEALIEAAMTACKGVSKVLDEVVRNHLQEVSMLTGE; from the exons ATGGCGGGCATGGAGCTGCTGTCGGACCAGGGCTACCGGCTGGACGGGAGGAAAGCCACCGAGCTGAGGAAGGTCCAGGCCCGCATGGGGGTGTTCGCTCAGGCGGACGGTTCCGCGTACCTGGAGCAGGGGAACACGAAGGCTCTGGCGGTGGTGTACGGCCCTCATGAG ATGCGTGGCTCACGGAGTCGGGCTCTTCACGACCGGGCGGTTATCAACTGCCAGTACAGCATGGCCACGTTCAGCacggcagagaggaagaggagaccccATGGAGACCAAAAGTCCACAGAGATGAGCCTCCACCTCAAGCAGACGTTCGAGGCCGCTGTGATGACTCAGCTTTACCCGCGGTCTCAGATCGACATCTATGTCAAG ATTCTGCAGTCCGATGGAGGGAACtacagcgtgtgtgtgaatgccgCCACTCTGGCTGTGATCGACGCAGGCATCCCCATGCGGGACTACGTGTGCGCCTGCTCGGTCGGGTTCGTGGACGAGACGCCCCTTGCCGACCTTTGCTACGCGGAGGAGAGCGGAGGGCTGAGCTCTTTGGCCTTGGCGCTGCTTCCCCGGAGTGGACAGATAGCTCTGCTCCAGATGGACGCCAGACTACACCAGGACCACCTGGAGGCGCTGATCGAAGCGGCCATGACGGCCTGCAAAGGTGTGAGCAAGGTGCTGGATGAGGTGGTGCGAAATCATCTCCAGGAAGTGTCCATGCTCACTGGAGAGTGA